The genomic stretch tctcatttttatttctgttttagtacttcaactttttatttcagttagttaacaaggcaacatttcaaatttttgtcTAAAAAATTTAATCTAAATTTTTTTGTCAGCTTTATTAACAATTAACTGAAacaagttttagttaacaataacaccACTATtccatttgtgttattttgcaGTTTTGATGACTTTTCCGTTATTGCTCATAATAAAGAATGAGTAGGTGTGTCCagacttttgactgctagtgtaggGTAATCAAGTTGAAGCACTTACAGACAGGAAGTAAagtgtaaatgtgtttgtagAGGAGATTCTGGGCCGGATCCATGAAGCAGGATTCACAGTGGCCATGCAGAGAGAGGTCATGCTGTCTGAGGATCAGGTCAGGCAGTTCTACAGTGATCATCTGGAGCAGGAATACTTCCCCAGTCTGCTGGAGAGCATGACCAGGTGAGCAAATCGCATACATCACACAGCCGATGCTGTGAAAAGCAATAAGTCACAAGAGGCTGTGCCGAGTCaagtaaaaacaacagcatCAGTGATAAGACATAAACTGTCAACCTTTACAGTACAAGCATGcattattagtaataatttgAATGATTGCAAAACAATGTAgcttatgtaattttataatagtttCAGAACCCTTCAGACTCATCCCTCACAGAATTAGAAGTGTCAGTGTTCTGTTACATGACTTCTTGgaatacttaaagggatagttcacccaaaaacgaacgttttgtcatcatttactcaccctcatgtcattccaaacctgtatacatttctttcttctgctgaatggctaccagcaactacagataaccaaacagttgctcgTACCCATTAACTTCCATACTATGGGAAAAATACTGTGGAGGTCAATGGCtaacaacattcttcaaaatatcttctttttttgttcagtggaaGAAAACTTATGAgtgagttaacttaaaaaaaaaaaaaaaaaaaagaggattattcaaaacatttgagttatttaaaataaatgataactaaataaaatgaatgttaaaaaaagttttgcaaaataaataaatatttgaaaaactaGTATTTCAGCAACATTTCTCACTTTTGCTTTATCTGaaactacataaaataaaattaatactacggctggcaaacgattaatcgcatacaaaacaaaactttgagTTCGCCTAATATATGtgcgtgtactgtgtgtaattattacgtatatataaatacacacaaattactgtatatatttaagagaaatatgttatttatgtacaaaatatttttatttatatataaattccattaaaatgataataaatacacatacttgtaaatatttcttgaacataTACATGAATGAGtttgtatctatatatacataataattacacacagtacacacacatatgtgaccatggaccacaaaaccagtcataagtgtcaattttccAAAACTGAGcttaatacatcatctgaaagctgaataaataagctctccattgatatatggtttgttaggatagaacaatatttggccgagatacaactatttcagtatatggaatctgagggtgcaaaaaaatctaaatattgagaaaatcgcctttaaagttgtccaaattaagttctttgcaatgcatattactaatcaaaaattaagtttttataaatttacagtaggaaatttacaaaatatctccatggaacatgatctttacttaatttcctaatgatttttggcataaaagaaaaatctataattttgacccatacaatgtatttttggctattgctaaaaatataccccagcgacttaagactggttttgtggtccagggtcacatatattaggcaaactcaaatttttattttgtatgcgattaatcgtttgccagtcCTAATTAATACATAAGAATTGATAAATgctataaatacttttaaaaatcactaaaaatgatataaaaactacattactaaaactttaactaaactTAAAGTgcaaactaaatataaaaaataattaattaatgaaatgtgTAATGAAGAGTCTCTGCTGTCGTTCATAGCGGGCCTGTGTTAGCATTAGCGCTAGTGAAGGAAGGAGCCGTGGAACACTGGAGGAACATCCTTGGACCCAAAGACCCCATCCAGGCTAAGAATGAGCAACCTGACAGGtaaactaatatttataattgtttGGTTTCTTCAGGACATTCCCCTCATTTGCTAAACTCTATGTGTTGTTGCACACCAGATGATGATATTTATAACATGTATGTGTTTAAATGGTTTGTGTATGTGGTTTTAGCCTGCGAGCCCAGTTTTCCAGAGTGGACTCCAGCATTAATCAGCTTCACGGCAGTGGTAGCTCAGAGGAGGCGGAGAGGGAGATCGGCTTCTTCTTCCCAGCGGAGGACACGCTCGCCGTCATTAAACCTGACACCGAACACAAGGGTATCATATCAGCAGTCACTCTGAACACGGTCGAAAGAGTACAGAGAGAGATATTAGCTCTGTGTTTGAGCTGCTCGTTTCACACTCATGCTTTTAATGCAACTACATCACAGCAGTGCTGACAAGATGGCAGAAGAATGGTGTTCAGATTTTAGTAACACTGCcggttatatttttaaaagttgaatCAATGCCAATagaaggttgtttttttttttactttttgaaaagcagaatttaaaaaatgtttgcaaacaGATAAGAAATAAGGTAAAAAACAGTCTGAATGAGGTCTGAGTGAATTCATTGTACAAAATGTAGTAGTTGCAGCTAGAGCTTTTGAACAAAACCTATTtaagaatgattttgaaatatcaaCACTGCAATGCTTTCCAAACACTATAAAAATGTCAAGAAGATAAATATGgctaaaatataatgcaaaccAAAAGTTCAAACAGTTTGTGGTTGTAagatttcttaatgttttttaaagaagattcttctgctcaccaagcctgcatttatttgatccaaagtacaggaaaaacagtaacattttgaaatatttttactatttaaaataactattttttatttgattatattttaaaatgtaatttattcctttgatttcaaagctgaatttttagcatcaatacagtcacatgattcttccgaaatcattctaatattctgatttgcttaaaaacatttattattattattattattatgttgaaaacaactaaGTAGAATtttattcaggtttctttgataaatagaaagttcaaaagaacagcatgtatcttaattagaaatctttttgtaacattataacattttcattattatcacttttgatcaatttaaagcacccttgctaaataaaagtattcatttctgtaatttatttttatatataaaagcaaatattgaaaagcaaatcagaatgttcaaataatttctgaaggatgtgactggagtaatgatgctgaaaatttagctttgaaatcacaggaataaattacattttaacatatattaatatataaaacagttattttaaatagtaaaaatatttaaaaatgttactgtttttgctggactttggatgaaataaatgcaggcttggtgagcagaagagacttctttaaaaaacattaaaaatctgactgttcagaaacttttgacttgtagtgcaTACAATTGTGCAAACTAAAgacctttaatgtttttgaaagaagtctctgcATTTGTGTGATcaatattactgtaaaaaacagttaaatatttttacaattcaaaataactgttttctgtgtgaatatataattaaatgtcattttcttCTGGTAtgcaagctgaatttttagcatcatgatctttcagaaatcatactaatatgctgaaaacagttgtgctgcttcaaattttgtgtggaaactgtgatacattttatttttcaggattcttttatgaacaaagttcaaaagaacagcatttatttgaaacagaaatcttttgtaacattataaatgtctttcttcttacttttgatcaatttaatgtgtccttggttaataaaagtattaatttcttacttTATTATAATCTTACTGACCTAATAAGACTTACAAATAACTTAAAAAGTTAGAATATTAATAATGAGAAACTCACTGTTTATTTGGTCCGTTCTGCTCATATTAGAGGAAATCCTGGAGGAGATTCAGGCCAGAGGATTCACCATCTCCCGTCTGAAAGACACGGTTCTGTCCAGAGAGATGGCAGAAGAGTTTTACAAAGAGCACAGAGACAAACCCTTCTTCAGTCAGCTGGTGGATTACATGTGTCGGTGAGTTTGCCATTAAACGTTTCCTAACTGAACTTGAAGGTTTCACTCAGAACATAGGTAAGATAAGATTATTTTTCCGCAGTGGCCCATGTACGATGATGGTTCTGACGAAGGAGAATGCGGTGGAGGAGTGGAGGGCGGCCATGGGCCCCACGGACCCTAATGAGGCGAGACAAAAGGCCCCGGGGTCTCTGAGAGCGCGGTTCGCTAAAGACATGCTGGAGAACGCCGTCCACGGATCCTCCAACACTCAACACGCACACCAGAAGATGCAGTTCATCTTTGGAGACATCAGCTCTGAGAGCGTGATCATCGACGGTGCTGCTTCTCCTGTGTTAGGTGCGTGAAatgatcaaatgtgaccctggacacaaaccagtcataagggttaattttttaattgagatttatacatcatctgaaagctgaataaataagctttccaaaacaatatttggccaactatttgaaaatctggaatctaagggtgcaaaaaaaatctaaatattgagaaaatcacctttaaagttgtccaaatgaagttcttaacaatgcaaaatgaagttttgatatatttatggaaggaaattacaaaatatcttaatggaacatgatctttacctaatatcctaatgatttttggcataaaagaaaaattaattttgactcatacaatgtattgttggctattgctacaaatatacacaggctacttaaaggagaagtccactttcaaaacaaagattcacatataatgtactcatccaaatgttcatgtctttctttcttcagtcgtaaagaaattgtgttttttgaggaaaacttttcagcatttttctccatataatggactgctatggtgccctgattttgaacttccaaaatgcagtttaaatgcggcttcaaaccatcccagccgaggaagaagggtcttatctagctaaaaacgattggttattttcattaaaataatacaatttaaatactttttaatctcaaacgctcatcttgtctttctctccctgaactctgtgtattctggctcaagacagttagtgtatgtcgaaaaactccaatcgtattttctccctcaacttcaaaaatcatttctaaatcatcctacatcgctgcagaagtaccgacacagtctttgcaaagtgaacatgcaaagaagatcaaacacccttaacaaaaaaggtaaaacagtgatatagaacaattttgaagttgagggagaacatgagatgggagtttttcgacataccctaactgtcatgaaccagaacaaaaacagttcaggaagagtaagacaagacgagcgcttggcattaaaaagtatataaattgctttatttttattaaaataaccgacaGTTTTGTTAGACCCTTCtaccttggctgggatcatttacaaccgcatttgggatcgtttgaagccgcatttaaactgcattttggaagttcaaaatcggggcaccatatcagtccattatatggagaaaaatcctgaaatgttttcctcaaaaaacatagtttctttacgactgaagaaagaaagacataaacatattggatgacaaggggatgagtacataatatgtgaatctttgttttggaagtggacttcacctttaagactggttttgtggtccagagacACAAATGTTCTCCATCTGTTGAGATaaaagttgcaaatgttttcatCTGGGGATAAAACAcactttatatttacattaaataacagGGTTTTATGAAGGTAGATTTAGGACTTTTTAAGACCaattacagaaaatgtaaagaATAAACTGAAGGGAATGCAATCGTAACCCCTCCACTCGGGTCCTACTCGCACATCGCTCCGAGCTGGTCTCCGGCATGGGAGGCGGGCACACTAACAAGGAGGCTAAAAACTGCAACCGCTAGCATCAGTCACTAGTGTGCCTCTTGAGATCAGaggagtgaggtttacctgcacagcacCTACTGCTGGCCTCCGTTACACAatgctttaataaaatgtaaatgtctgtGGAGAACACAATAAGTTGCATTGGCAGCACTTTAAAGTCTGGAAGTCCGGAAGTccaactttacaaaaaaaatagctaGAACTAGAATATGgaaaaatttttcattttttctatttttttgcagtgtgatcaTAGAGTAATGTTTTTCCTTAGTATTTCTGTCTTGCTTTCCAGTGCAAATGTCTAAACATTCATAGATgcaaaaattacattacaagtcttgttttctaaCAAATGTATcaaagtttatgtttaaaaaagagacaaatgtgaccctggaccacaaaaccaagtagcacaggtatatttgtagtaatggccaaaaaatacatagtatgggtcaaaattatccatttttcttttatgccaaaaatcattaggatattaagtaaagatcatgttccatgaagatgctttataaatttcctaatgcaaacatattaaaactttggtaatatgcattgctaagaatttcacttgaacaactttaaaggcgattttctcaatatttagtttttttttttgcaccctcagattccagatttccagatcctaacaaaacatacatcaatggaaagcttatttattcagctttcagatgatgtataaatcccaatgacaaaaaaattgaccctcatgactggttttgtggtccagggtcacaaatatctgCCATTCGGCTTAGAAAAGTCAACTTAACTCGAAGAGAAAACAAGTTTTCATATCCCGTTGAAAgctttttgttcttgttttggcataaactcacttaatctcaaaaaagaagaaaaaaaaaaaagacttaatatCTTCATTTAGCATCTCAAGGATCTTGATTTAAGTAAGTTTAGACATTTGAATtggaaaattaagcaaaaacatTGAGGTAGATATTTTTGCAgagcatgcaacatttaatgccacAACGTTATGAATTCTAATTTGTAGAAGGGCGAATTAACCTTTCAAGTCCTtaagtgtatatatgtatattaaagcaataagccacaagaagctgtggtttacagtgaagcAGAGTGCCTAAAACCCCTTAGCTGttttaaattcactgtaaaccacagctagATGAGggttattgcttttataaaacagtcaTTCCATATACATAgcaaggtttcacaaaataaaacaccaaataaagtgtaatgatactAACAAAAATAGAATTCTTCCACTGATGTAGTTTCTCAGAAACAGCTGTGGTTGCAACAgagtggttgccaagcaacacacaaatgtaaacaaaggtgtatgtttgtagaataatttacaacagcttcaaatgcggctcaaccaatcagaatcaaggaccggaactctCCATTTTATAAATAAGAGTAACATTTAATGACTATCCTGTTATCCACAGAAACGGAGGAGAGCTTTGCGGAGCTCAAGAACCTACAAGCTTCCAGATCGCCATCATTTGATGACGTGAGGAACCAGACAGAGCCGAGCTCAACAGGTTTAaaactgaaacatttaaattttgccattatttactcacccaaaCACACACTCTGAGAGTCACTATGAGCTCTCATTGCATATACAGGATGAacaggtgagtaaataataacggAAGACTGATTTTAGGTCAGCTGTTCCTTTAGTCTAGGGCTTCCTAAACAGGGGTTTGAGAGTTCATGAAAAGCAAATCAAAaagataattaaataaattaaaactgataTTATGATATAGTCTACAAAAGTACTTTTAGTCCATTAGCTTGAGGTGCAGATATCGGATGTAAACACTAAAGTCAACATTACCCTTCTTCTCCACATCCAGAAGGAGCTGAAGAACTGAAGCCTGAGACGAGAGAGAGTCACCCAGCATCCTCTGATGAGACAGAAGCACTAGAGACACCCACATCTGGCCCGCAGGATGCaggtctttgtttttttaactattgaattgataattaaaatgaataaactaggctgcacaattaattgaaatcaagctgaaatcaaaacatAGCCTAGTGTGAATATATAATCAAAGATtgagatttaattaaataattatatacactactagtcaaaagtttttggacagtcagatttttttgttttttaaagaagtctcttctgctcaccaagcctgcatttatttgatccaaagtccacaaaacagtaaaattctgaaatatttttactatttaaaataagggttttctattttaatatattttaaaatgtaatttattcctgtgatttcaaagctgaatttgtagcatcattactccagtcgcatgatccttcagaaaaaattttaatagtctgatttgctgctcaaaaaactatgattattattattattattatattgaaaacaacagagtagaatcctgaaagaaaatCCTGACAGaaatcagctgttttaaatattgataataataacaataaatattctgtcaaaataaaagcttgaggatctgaaattttaaaatctcaagGTTGTAACTTATTGTAACTTGCAGTGTAAAAAAATTACTatcattcttttaaaatgtttatttttattttacagcacaATTATAGTTtacaacagtaatatatatctgTCTTCATTTTTAgagttcaaataaataataataggcctaacaataattatttgcaataataaacatttgcaatatatgacaaaataataatgcaataaatttTTGGCCAAGTCGTGCAgctctttatataaataattttaaaatgtaaataaaaataaaatgcatttctaaaattaaaacaaaattgcatgtcaatgtaaccattaaaaacatcataaaccaTAAACCATGCAAATGtcattaaattacttaaatatttgaaataaaaatatcaggggactttttcgtttttttttattttttacacttcTAAGGGGttcaactgataaaaaaaaaatgtttaggaaCCTCTGCTTATTAGTCCATTAATTAGGTATAAAAAGAGATGTAAACACAAAAGTCAACATTACCCATTTTCTCCACATCCAGAAGGAGCTGAAGAACTGAAGCCAGAGACAAGAGAGAGTCACCCAGCATCCTCTGATGAGGCCGAAGCACTAGAGACGCCCACATCCAGCCCACAGGATGCAGGTCTTTATTTCAGTGACTAGTCATGCACATGTCAAGAACAAGTTCATCCACTGATCCTTCAGACATGACACAAAATCAGTTTTGGAAATTTTTCCACTTTGACATTATTGGTCAGATTCTAAGGAAACATAGATTTTCAGATCATTTCACTCATTTTAGAAACCAGAAAACATAATGCAAAATACTGTCAACATAATCAGATTTTCTTCAGTAGATGGAGTTGATTATCTGCTGGTGTTGATGCAGTGAAGTGCAGTGAggggaaaaactgaaaaaaatagaaGCAGCTTGTTGCATCCGAGCATAAATGAGACGGATTAATCAGAAATAATTCCTTTGTGCATtggcttttatttattacagcTCTGTTCTCTTTTTTGTCCCATGTCTCAAGAGTCAGTGATTGGTTACACACACATAACAGATGAATTCAAGTCAATAACGTTATACTGGAGTGATAAATAAACTTTCTTGCAACTTTAACTTGTGATGTAAATGTGTTGAAACGTTTGTCTTCTGTATTTCAGGGGATCAGGAAAATGTATGAAATCTGTACAATCATCTGTTGAAGAAGAGGACAGGTAAAGGTGAGGTTTCACGATTACACCAAAAACACTCATGAGACACTCACAgatattaattttttgttttagttagttTAGTACTTTAGAACTTAACtatatgaaaatgaatgttgaaatacgtttttaaaattgtttatttaaagttaatattgtttttaattttagatatcAGTAATAACCCTGATTGTCAGACATAATGATCTGATGGGTTTTTTTGTTCTCTAACAGTTCGGATCTGAAGGCATGTGGATGTGTAATTTGTGGTTTCATCTTCAGTCGAACATCTTGTAAGAATCATTTACATCTTGTGCATTAAAGGCACTGGAAACACTCTTGTCTGTTTTTCAGTACTTGGTTAAAACCGACAATGGAATCAATCACTTTTAGGCTTTATTCAGTCATTgtgttacaaacaaaaacaagtcCACTGATTGGATTTCAAAGCAACTGACACATGTGATTTTATGCAATAATTTGCATTCTTACTGATCTTGATCAATTAAAGCAAGCATCTCCTCCTCATCAAAGGACCTCTGGAACATCTCAGTGATGGTCAGCTGCTGAGGATCCTGACAGGAAACAGAAAAAGGATTTTCTTCAGCGATGACAGATACGTTTAAGAACTATTTAAGAACTATTTCAGttttgcaataataaaaactattcaATATTTATGTAGATGTTTACCAACTTTaagtttgaatttattttaaatttattcaaaatgctaagttccgttctgaatcaaaagatttgcaaaccgCACTCCGAAGTTCTGttcagaatcaaatgattcccattccacgctccaaagttccgatctaaataaaatgattcacattCTGCGCTTTAAAGTTTtgacctgaatcaaatgatttgtgttccaaagctacgatctgaattaaattatttgcgTTCCacactctgaagttctgatctgaatcaaatgaatcgtgtttcaaagttccgatctaaaccaaatgattcgcgatccacgctccaaagtttcgatctaaatcaaatgattcacattccatgctccgaagttccgatctgaatcaaatgattcacgttccgcactccgaagttctgatctaaagcaaACGATTTGCTTTCcatgctccgaagttccgatctgaatcaaatgattcacgttcTGTGCTCCAAAGTTTcgttctaaatcaaatgatgaTTCGTGATCCGTGCTCCAAAGttttgatctaaatcaaatgattcgcgttcCGCACTCTGAAGTTCCcttctgaatcaaattatttgtgtttcaaagttccgatctgaatcaaatgatgattcgcgatccgtgcTCCAAAGtttcaatctaaatcaaatgattcacgttcCGTGcgccgaagttccgatctgaatcaaatgattcacgttcCGCACTCTGAAGTTCCcttctgaatcaaattatttgtgtttcaaagttctgatctgaatcaaatgatgaTTCGGAATCCGTGCTCCAGAggttcgatctaaatcaaatgattcatgttctgtgctccgaagttccaatctgaatcaaatgattcgcgatccgtgcTCCAAAGtttcaatctaaatcaaatgattcacgttcCACACTCCGATAttctgatctaaaacaaatgatttgcattccgtACTCctaagttccgatctgaatcaaatgattcgcgttcCGCACTCTGAAGTTCCCTTCTGAATCACAtgatttgtgtttcaaagtTCAGATCTAAAGCAAATGATTCATGTTCCACACTCCGAAGTTCCGACCAGAATCAAATGATGAGCGTagattgcaaatcatttaatttgcgaaatgattcatggacctgctccgaagttctgatcttaATCAGatgattcgcaaacctgctccaaagtcctgaGCTGAATCGAATGATTTGTGAACTCGCTCTGAAGTCTGATTtgtgatttgaagtcccgatctgaatcaaatgattcacgatacatgATCTGATTGGAGcacttcaaaacagtgaatcattttgcgacacaATGATTTAACTAATTCAGAGTTTCAAAAGCTCCATTGCACCCATCACTataagtgctttttaaaatcattacaagcgaagccaaaatttgtaaatgtatggctcttttaatttgatctgttttttgctagtgaatcacttaaactgaatgatcaaagtcacgagtttgaatcaatcggagtgGTTCctgcgtaaatgactcactcaattgatttgatttgtgtgttccttcagccatgtttacacaaaaCTGTCCCTACTACTACTGTCTTAACTTGcaagttttatgacattaattgaaataaagtaaaaaaagtatgcttacaaaaaaaataaaaatctatttttccATTCCAAAGGtaagattaaataaacaataaataaataatagtgcaatgtgcatattaataaaatatgactgAATCGAAAATGAATATGAAACGAATGGTTGaatatgattacattttaaacattctaaTCTGATCAAGTGTCTAAGGTTTGCATATTAACCTTGCTGTGAAAGCTGGCAGATTCTGCATTCTCTGAAATGTTGGATTCAGACAAACCGACCTGCTccaaaacattcattttctccTGTATCATGGGCCTGAGAAACaagaaaattgtaaaaatcagtacgtaaaacatgataaaaaacaaactgaaatgaaCAATCCAATGtagaaacaaactgaaaaaagttaatttgaaaaaaatataaaataatataaaaaaaagaataaatttacaaaattgtaataatcaaaaaattgaCGTGTCCTGTGggtaaaattaagaaaaaaaaaaattgttgtacTCATTTAAAATCAGGTCACAAACTGTGATAtaaaacactataaataaataaatcatgaaataaatttataaaagaaaaaaaaaaaaaaaact from Labeo rohita strain BAU-BD-2019 chromosome 9, IGBB_LRoh.1.0, whole genome shotgun sequence encodes the following:
- the nme9 gene encoding thioredoxin domain-containing protein 6 isoform X1, which gives rise to MAGKKKEISLQVNINNDDQWSEVLATRGLIVVDVYQQWCGPCRAVVSLFRKIKNELGDELLHFATAEADGIEALEKYRGKCEPTFLFYAGGVLVSVLRGPNAPLLQRVIQEELSKEKNVLENGAARRAVTDEGLTEEEEVNDDNEDHPHDEDVIVPDNKSYTVAIIKPDVVAHGKADEIIMKIQDAGFVILAHEERTLSEAEAHDFYQHKATEPYFQELIQFMSSGPSHVLVISKTEGCEDVIPAWREFIGPPDVEEARRTQPESLRAQYGTETLLNALHGSSDSEQASRELAFFFPNFRMAMADSGSERAGPEQEHVERTLALIRPDAARENREEILGRIHEAGFTVAMQREVMLSEDQVRQFYSDHLEQEYFPSLLESMTSGPVLALALVKEGAVEHWRNILGPKDPIQAKNEQPDSLRAQFSRVDSSINQLHGSGSSEEAEREIGFFFPAEDTLAVIKPDTEHKEEILEEIQARGFTISRLKDTVLSREMAEEFYKEHRDKPFFSQLVDYMCRGPCTMMVLTKENAVEEWRAAMGPTDPNEARQKAPGSLRARFAKDMLENAVHGSSNTQHAHQKMQFIFGDISSESVIIDGAASPVLETEESFAELKNLQASRSPSFDDVRNQTEPSSTEGAEELKPETRESHPASSDETEALETPTSGPQDAEGAEELKPETRESHPASSDEAEALETPTSSPQDAGDQENV
- the nme9 gene encoding thioredoxin domain-containing protein 6 isoform X3, yielding MAGKKKEISLQVNINNDDQWSEVLATRGLIVVDVYQQWCGPCRAVVSLFRKIKNELGDELLHFATAEADGIEALEKYRGKCEPTFLFYAGGVLVSVLRGPNAPLLQRVIQEELSKEKNVLENGAARRAVTDEGLTEEEEVNDDNEDHPHDEDVIVPDNKSYTVAIIKPDVVAHGKADEIIMKIQDAGFVILAHEERTLSEAEAHDFYQHKATEPYFQELIQFMSSGPSHVLVISKTEGCEDVIPAWREFIGPPDVEEARRTQPESLRAQYGTETLLNALHGSSDSEQASRELAFFFPNFRMAMADSGSERAGPEQEHVERTLALIRPDAARENREEILGRIHEAGFTVAMQREVMLSEDQVRQFYSDHLEQEYFPSLLESMTSGPVLALALVKEGAVEHWRNILGPKDPIQAKNEQPDSLRAQFSRVDSSINQLHGSGSSEEAEREIGFFFPAEDTLAVIKPDTEHKEEILEEIQARGFTISRLKDTVLSREMAEEFYKEHRDKPFFSQLVDYMCRGPCTMMVLTKENAVEEWRAAMGPTDPNEARQKAPGSLRARFAKDMLENAVHGSSNTQHAHQKMQFIFGDISSESVIIDGAASPVLETEESFAELKNLQASRSPSFDDVRNQTEPSSTEGAEELKPETRESHPASSDEAEALETPTSSPQDAGDQENV
- the nme9 gene encoding thioredoxin domain-containing protein 6 isoform X2, with amino-acid sequence MAGKKKEISLQVNINNDDQWSEVLATRGLIVVDVYQQWCGPCRAVVSLFRKIKNELGDELLHFATAEADGIEALEKYRGKCEPTFLFYAGGVLVSVLRGPNAPLLQRVIQEELSKEKNVLENGAARRAVTDEGLTEEEEVNDDNEDHPHDEDVIVPDNKSYTVAIIKPDVVAHGKADEIIMKIQDAGFVILAHEERTLSEAEAHDFYQHKATEPYFQELIQFMSSGPSHVLVISKTEGCEDVIPAWREFIGPPDVEEARRTQPESLRAQYGTETLLNALHGSSDSEQASRELAFFFPNFRMAMADSGSERAGPEQEHVERTLALIRPDAARENREEILGRIHEAGFTVAMQREVMLSEDQVRQFYSDHLEQEYFPSLLESMTSGPVLALALVKEGAVEHWRNILGPKDPIQAKNEQPDSLRAQFSRVDSSINQLHGSGSSEEAEREIGFFFPAEDTLAVIKPDTEHKEEILEEIQARGFTISRLKDTVLSREMAEEFYKEHRDKPFFSQLVDYMCRGPCTMMVLTKENAVEEWRAAMGPTDPNEARQKAPGSLRARFAKDMLENAVHGSSNTQHAHQKMQFIFGDISSESVIIDGAASPVLEGAEELKPETRESHPASSDETEALETPTSGPQDAEGAEELKPETRESHPASSDEAEALETPTSSPQDAGDQENV